Proteins from one uncultured Desulfovibrio sp. genomic window:
- a CDS encoding ABC transporter substrate-binding protein — protein MKLSKLAGLALLALTFGLAGQALAAEPIKIGVYLPLTGQNAFGGQLELEGVQLAHKEMGTVLNRPVELVVVDNKSDKVEAANAVKRLTERDKVVAIIGTYGSSLAMAGAEITEKAKVPGMGTSCTNPLVTMGKKYYFRACFIDPYQGAAAATYAYDILGLKKAAVLMDMTNDYAVGLANFFSRSFKKLGGEVVANLKYSSGDQDFTAQLTELIAKKPDIVFMPAYFAEGAIIMKQARELGAKFRLMGADAMDNPDTVKLAGKAAEGFLHTTFPYDPTMKDMSAEAKKFTEAWKAAYPEKETNVNGALGYNSYFLIYDAIKRAGSAKPADIAKALAETKGLVTPLGTVSINATHDAEMPVGIIEYKDGKRVYVGTVTPKQ, from the coding sequence ATGAAGTTGAGCAAACTCGCTGGGCTGGCGCTGCTGGCCCTGACTTTCGGTCTTGCCGGACAGGCTCTGGCCGCGGAACCCATCAAGATCGGCGTCTATCTGCCCCTGACCGGTCAGAATGCCTTTGGCGGTCAGCTGGAGCTGGAAGGCGTCCAGCTGGCGCATAAGGAAATGGGCACCGTGCTGAACCGTCCCGTGGAACTGGTTGTGGTGGACAACAAGTCCGACAAGGTGGAAGCCGCCAATGCCGTGAAACGCCTGACCGAGCGTGACAAGGTGGTGGCCATCATCGGCACCTATGGTTCCTCCCTGGCCATGGCCGGTGCGGAAATCACCGAAAAGGCCAAGGTTCCCGGCATGGGCACCTCCTGCACCAATCCTCTGGTGACCATGGGCAAGAAGTACTACTTCCGCGCCTGCTTCATCGACCCCTACCAGGGCGCCGCTGCGGCCACCTATGCCTATGATATCCTGGGTCTCAAGAAGGCCGCCGTGCTCATGGACATGACCAATGACTATGCCGTGGGTCTGGCCAACTTCTTCTCCCGCTCCTTCAAGAAGCTGGGCGGCGAAGTGGTGGCCAATCTCAAGTACAGCTCCGGTGACCAGGACTTCACGGCCCAGCTCACCGAACTCATTGCCAAGAAGCCCGACATCGTCTTCATGCCCGCCTACTTTGCCGAAGGCGCCATCATCATGAAGCAGGCCCGTGAACTGGGCGCCAAGTTCCGCCTCATGGGTGCCGATGCCATGGACAATCCCGACACCGTGAAGCTGGCGGGCAAGGCGGCCGAAGGCTTCCTGCACACCACCTTCCCCTATGATCCCACCATGAAGGACATGAGCGCCGAAGCCAAGAAGTTCACCGAAGCCTGGAAGGCTGCCTATCCTGAAAAGGAAACCAACGTGAACGGCGCCCTGGGCTACAACAGCTACTTCCTCATCTACGACGCCATCAAGCGTGCCGGTTCGGCCAAGCCCGCCGACATTGCCAAGGCCCTGGCCGAAACCAAGGGCCTGGTGACCCCGCTGGGCACCGTTTCCATCAATGCCACCCACGATGCGGAAATGCCCGTGGGCATCATTGAATACAAGGACGGCAAGCGTGTGTATGTGGGCACGGTAACGCCCAAGCAGTAA